A genomic region of Pseudoxanthomonas suwonensis contains the following coding sequences:
- a CDS encoding replicative DNA helicase — MSARPGFRNDRSDARIEQLRVPPHSVEAEQAVLGGMMLAPDSYDAVGDVLVENDFYRRDHQLIYRAIRELAEKSRPFDAVTLGEWFDSQGYSELIGGGAYLVELATTTPSAANIRAYAEIVRDKAVLRQLIEVGTEIVNDGFQPEGRDSAALLAKAEQDVFAIAEAGSRGRQDFTPVNRALTEAFELLQTRYNSGGGVTGLPTGYTEFDEMTAGLQPTDLIILAARPAMGKTTLALNMAEYGAIKSKKPVAVFSMEMSASQLALRLISSMGRVNATRLRTGQLEDEDWSRVTSAIRMLRDVKIFIDDTPALSPDVLRSKARRLKREHGLGLIVIDYLQLMQVPGNNENRATEISEISRSLKALAKELNVPVIALSQLNRSLETRTDKRPVMADLRESGAIEQDADVIVFIYRDDYYNRENSPDKGLAEVIIGKQRNGPTGSVKLKFFGEYTRFDNLSHDAVGVFE; from the coding sequence ATGTCCGCACGTCCCGGCTTCCGCAACGACCGCAGCGACGCCCGCATCGAACAGCTCCGCGTGCCGCCGCATTCGGTCGAGGCCGAGCAGGCGGTGCTGGGCGGGATGATGCTCGCCCCCGACTCCTACGACGCCGTCGGCGACGTGCTGGTCGAGAACGACTTCTACCGCCGCGACCACCAGCTGATCTACCGCGCCATCCGCGAGCTGGCCGAGAAGAGCCGGCCGTTCGACGCGGTGACCCTGGGCGAGTGGTTCGACTCGCAGGGCTACTCCGAGCTGATCGGCGGCGGCGCCTACCTGGTCGAACTGGCCACCACCACGCCGTCGGCGGCCAACATCCGCGCCTACGCCGAGATCGTGCGCGACAAGGCGGTGTTGCGGCAGCTGATCGAGGTCGGCACCGAGATCGTCAACGACGGCTTCCAGCCGGAGGGGCGCGACAGCGCCGCGCTGCTGGCCAAGGCCGAGCAGGATGTATTCGCCATCGCCGAGGCCGGCTCGCGCGGACGCCAGGACTTCACCCCGGTCAACCGCGCCCTGACCGAGGCCTTCGAGCTCCTGCAGACCCGCTACAACAGCGGCGGCGGCGTCACCGGCCTGCCGACCGGCTACACCGAGTTCGACGAGATGACCGCCGGCTTGCAGCCGACCGACCTGATTATCCTTGCCGCGCGCCCGGCGATGGGCAAGACCACGCTCGCGCTGAACATGGCCGAGTACGGCGCGATCAAGTCGAAGAAGCCGGTGGCGGTGTTCTCGATGGAAATGTCGGCCTCGCAGCTGGCATTGCGCCTGATCTCCTCGATGGGCCGGGTCAACGCCACCCGCCTGCGCACCGGCCAGCTCGAGGACGAGGACTGGAGCCGGGTCACCAGCGCGATCCGCATGCTGCGCGACGTCAAGATCTTCATCGACGACACCCCGGCACTGTCGCCGGACGTGCTGCGCTCCAAGGCGCGCCGGCTCAAGCGCGAGCACGGCCTGGGCCTGATCGTGATCGACTACCTGCAGCTGATGCAGGTGCCGGGCAACAACGAGAACCGCGCCACCGAGATCTCCGAGATCAGCCGTTCGCTCAAGGCCCTGGCCAAGGAGCTGAACGTGCCGGTGATCGCCCTGTCGCAGCTCAACCGCTCGCTGGAGACTCGCACCGACAAGCGTCCGGTGATGGCCGACCTGCGCGAGTCGGGCGCCATCGAGCAGGACGCGGACGTGATCGTGTTCATCTACCGCGACGACTACTACAACCGCGAGAATTCGCCGGACAAGGGCCTGGCCGAGGTCATCATTGGCAAGCAGCGTAACGGCCCGACCGGTTCGGTGAAGCTGAAGTTCTTCGGCGAGTACACCCGCTTCGACAACCTCAGCCACGACGCGGTGGGCGTGTTCGAGTAG
- a CDS encoding LysR family transcriptional regulator translates to MAHDLNDTLVFVKVIEQGSFIAAAKSLGLPKTTVSRKVQELEARLGAQLLHRTTRRLGLTEAGSVYYEHCQRIAHELAEAESAVGQLQGGPRGWLRFTVPYSVGIAWISPLLGQFHAQYPEIRLDMHMSNDPVDLIGSEIDVALRAGALPDSTLVARRLAGFRTQVFASPDYIERHGEPLHPDELQHHRILAVRKHYHAHPSRITWPLSDGTRTTDYPVNPLMVANDPSALIGALLAGEGLTLGTDVAAKPYVEVGALRRVLAGWTGPEVDFNAVFPRGRVASPKVRAFVDFLVDRLSSNADYMMVHCPSMCAGNAAAPSSDADAPAEDTVVREGKRILEQVVG, encoded by the coding sequence ATCGCCGCGGCCAAATCGCTCGGGCTGCCCAAGACCACCGTCAGCCGCAAGGTGCAGGAGCTGGAGGCGCGCCTGGGCGCGCAGCTGTTGCACCGGACCACGCGCAGGCTCGGCCTGACCGAGGCCGGCAGCGTGTACTACGAACATTGCCAGCGCATCGCCCACGAACTGGCGGAGGCCGAGAGCGCGGTCGGCCAGCTGCAGGGCGGCCCGCGCGGCTGGCTGCGCTTCACCGTGCCCTACTCGGTCGGCATCGCCTGGATCTCGCCGCTGCTGGGCCAGTTCCATGCGCAATACCCGGAGATCCGCCTGGACATGCACATGAGCAACGATCCGGTGGACCTGATCGGCAGCGAGATCGACGTCGCCCTGCGCGCCGGCGCCCTGCCCGACTCGACCCTGGTGGCCCGTCGCCTGGCCGGCTTTCGCACCCAGGTGTTCGCCAGTCCGGATTACATCGAGCGCCACGGCGAGCCGCTGCACCCGGACGAGCTGCAGCACCACCGCATCCTGGCCGTGCGCAAGCACTACCACGCCCATCCCTCGCGCATCACCTGGCCGCTGAGCGACGGCACGCGGACGACGGACTACCCGGTCAATCCGCTGATGGTGGCCAACGACCCGTCCGCGCTGATCGGTGCGCTGCTGGCCGGCGAGGGCCTGACCCTGGGCACCGACGTGGCGGCCAAGCCCTACGTCGAAGTAGGCGCGCTGCGCCGCGTGCTGGCCGGCTGGACCGGGCCGGAGGTCGACTTCAACGCGGTGTTCCCGCGTGGCCGGGTGGCGTCGCCGAAGGTGCGCGCGTTCGTGGATTTCCTGGTCGACCGGCTCAGTTCCAACGCCGACTACATGATGGTGCACTGCCCCTCGATGTGCGCCGGCAACGCAGCGGCGCCCTCCAGCGATGCGGACGCGCCGGCGGAGGACACCGTCGTGCGCGAGGGCAAGCGCATCCTTGAGCAGGTGGTGGGCTGA
- a CDS encoding OmpA family protein, translating into MIRKQTLAIATAAAFVAVLAAGCQTTDPYTGQPQTNRTGTGALIGAGLGVAAGLLTGDSAVERRQHAMIGAGIGGLAGAAVGNYQDRQQAALNEKLRGTGVDVARKGDNITLNMPGNVTFAFNSSNLDPKFYPVLNDVAGVLREYHQTVVEVAGHTDNIGSDEVNQRLSEQRAAAVAQYLQAQGVQQQRLITVGGGKRYPIASNDTEAGRAANRRVEITLVPVQS; encoded by the coding sequence ATGATCCGCAAGCAGACCTTAGCCATTGCCACCGCCGCCGCGTTCGTCGCGGTACTCGCCGCCGGCTGCCAGACCACCGATCCCTATACCGGCCAGCCGCAGACCAACCGCACCGGCACCGGCGCGCTGATCGGCGCCGGGCTCGGCGTCGCCGCCGGCCTGCTGACCGGCGACAGCGCGGTCGAGCGCCGCCAGCACGCCATGATCGGCGCCGGCATCGGCGGCCTCGCCGGCGCGGCGGTCGGCAACTACCAGGACCGCCAGCAGGCGGCGCTGAACGAGAAGTTGCGCGGCACCGGCGTGGACGTGGCCCGCAAGGGCGACAACATCACCCTGAACATGCCGGGCAACGTCACCTTCGCCTTCAACAGTTCCAACCTCGATCCGAAGTTCTACCCGGTGCTCAACGACGTGGCCGGCGTGCTGCGCGAGTACCACCAGACCGTGGTCGAGGTCGCCGGCCATACCGACAACATCGGCAGCGACGAGGTCAACCAGCGCCTGTCCGAGCAGCGTGCCGCCGCGGTCGCGCAGTACCTGCAGGCGCAGGGCGTGCAGCAGCAGCGCCTGATCACCGTCGGCGGCGGCAAGCGCTACCCGATCGCCAGCAACGACACCGAGGCCGGCCGCGCGGCCAACCGCCGGGTCGAGATCACCCTGGTGCCGGTGCAGTCGTAA
- the asnS gene encoding asparagine--tRNA ligase: MTVVSVEHALAGRIPAGGEVTVRGWVRTRRDSKAGLSFVNVSDGSCFAPIQVVAPAALPNYESEVKHLTAGCSVIATGTLVPSQGQGQAFEIQASAVEVTGWVEDPETYPIQPKAHSLEFLREVAHLRPRTNLFGAVTRIRHCLAQAVHRFFHERGFYWISTPIITTSDAEGAGQMFRVSTLDLANLPRGKDGAVDFSRDFFGKETFLTVSGQLNVEGYCLALSKVYTFGPTFRAENSNTTRHLAEFWMIEPEIAFADLAADADLAEDFLKYLFRAVLDERADDMAFIAERVQKDAVTRLEAFINAPFERIDYSDAIGLLQKAGKKFEFPVEWGLDLQTEHERWLTEEHVGRPVVVMNYPEHIKAFYMRLNDDGRTVAAMDVLAPGIGEIIGGSQREERLDVLDARMAQFGLDPEHYGWYRDLRRYGGVPHAGFGLGFERLVVYVCGLSNIRDAIPYPRAPGNAEF, encoded by the coding sequence ATGACGGTGGTCAGCGTCGAACATGCGCTCGCGGGCAGGATTCCCGCCGGCGGCGAGGTCACCGTCCGCGGCTGGGTCCGGACCCGGCGCGACTCCAAGGCCGGGCTGAGCTTCGTCAACGTCAGCGACGGCTCCTGCTTCGCCCCGATCCAGGTCGTGGCCCCGGCCGCCCTGCCGAACTACGAATCCGAGGTGAAGCACCTGACCGCCGGCTGCTCGGTCATCGCCACCGGCACCCTGGTGCCCTCGCAGGGCCAGGGCCAGGCGTTCGAGATCCAGGCCAGCGCGGTCGAAGTGACCGGCTGGGTCGAGGACCCGGAGACCTACCCGATCCAGCCCAAGGCGCACTCGCTGGAGTTCCTGCGCGAGGTCGCCCACCTGCGCCCGCGCACCAACCTGTTCGGCGCGGTCACCCGCATCCGCCACTGCCTGGCCCAGGCCGTGCACCGCTTCTTCCACGAGCGCGGCTTCTACTGGATCAGCACCCCGATCATCACCACCTCCGACGCCGAGGGCGCCGGGCAGATGTTCCGCGTCTCCACCCTGGACCTGGCCAACCTGCCGCGCGGCAAGGACGGCGCGGTCGACTTCTCGCGCGACTTCTTCGGCAAGGAGACCTTCCTGACCGTCTCCGGCCAGCTCAATGTCGAGGGCTACTGCCTGGCGCTGAGCAAGGTCTACACCTTCGGCCCGACCTTCCGCGCCGAGAACTCCAACACCACCCGGCACCTGGCCGAGTTCTGGATGATCGAGCCGGAGATCGCCTTCGCCGACCTGGCCGCCGACGCCGACCTGGCCGAGGATTTCCTCAAGTACCTGTTCCGCGCGGTGCTGGACGAGCGCGCCGACGACATGGCCTTCATCGCCGAACGCGTGCAGAAGGACGCGGTCACCCGGCTGGAGGCGTTCATCAACGCGCCGTTCGAGCGGATCGACTACAGCGACGCGATCGGGCTGCTGCAGAAGGCCGGGAAGAAGTTCGAGTTCCCGGTCGAATGGGGCCTGGACCTGCAGACCGAGCACGAGCGCTGGCTGACCGAGGAGCACGTCGGCCGCCCGGTGGTGGTGATGAACTACCCCGAGCACATCAAGGCCTTCTACATGCGCCTCAACGACGACGGCCGGACCGTCGCGGCGATGGACGTGCTGGCCCCGGGCATCGGCGAGATCATCGGCGGCAGCCAGCGCGAGGAGCGGCTGGACGTGCTCGACGCGCGCATGGCCCAGTTCGGGCTGGATCCGGAGCACTACGGCTGGTACCGCGACCTGCGCCGCTACGGCGGCGTGC
- a CDS encoding DUF885 domain-containing protein: MRRTVLFAALAICFFPNLPAAVAAPAAETRSQAAAALHSLFDAEWERGLRESPENAAYQGDRRYDDRWSDMSLDAIARREAADREALAALKRIDRAALSPADQLNYDTFAWLQERAVTRQRFREYLQPIGHQGGVQTADGIAELLPFAGAQDYRNWIARLNALPALLEQTAALMQAGVEAGSVPPKVLMQRVPAQIRGQLVEDPTESPFYKPFLKMPESIPAAEQAVLRAQAREAIAGKVVPAYREFGRFFEQDYLPHARDSIAATELPDGKAYYDFLAGWYTTTGLTAGQIHAIGLQEVARIRAEMEKVREEVGFRGDLQAFFQYLRTDPKFFYAEPAELLEAYQAMSKRIDPELVKVFRTIPRLPYGVRPIPDNIAPDTTTAYYQPGAVDGSRAGYYYVNLYRPEVRPKWEMMALSLHEAVPGHHFQFARGAELPDLPMFRRTAYFVAYGEGWGLYAEQLGYDMGLYDDPYDRMGQLAYEMWRAVRLVVDTGMHAKGWTRQQAIDFFMDNSPKTEQDVVNEIDRYIAWPGQALAYKIGQLRISALREEARRELGEAFDLRDFNDAVLATGSVPLETLEAHIRAWIAARQQAGRAN, translated from the coding sequence ATGCGCCGCACCGTGCTGTTCGCCGCCCTGGCCATCTGCTTCTTCCCGAATCTCCCGGCCGCGGTCGCCGCGCCGGCGGCCGAAACCCGCAGCCAGGCCGCCGCCGCGCTGCACAGCCTGTTCGACGCGGAGTGGGAGCGCGGCCTGCGCGAATCGCCGGAGAACGCCGCCTACCAGGGCGACCGCCGCTACGACGATCGCTGGAGCGACATGAGCCTGGACGCCATCGCCCGGCGCGAGGCCGCCGACCGCGAGGCGCTGGCCGCGCTGAAGCGGATCGACCGCGCCGCGCTGTCGCCGGCCGACCAGCTCAATTACGACACCTTCGCCTGGCTGCAGGAGCGGGCGGTGACGCGGCAGCGCTTCCGCGAGTACCTGCAACCCATCGGCCACCAGGGCGGGGTGCAGACCGCCGACGGCATCGCCGAGCTGCTGCCGTTCGCCGGCGCGCAGGACTACCGCAACTGGATCGCGCGGTTGAACGCGCTGCCGGCCCTGCTGGAACAGACCGCCGCGCTGATGCAGGCCGGCGTGGAGGCCGGCAGCGTGCCGCCGAAGGTGCTGATGCAGCGCGTGCCGGCGCAGATCCGCGGCCAGCTGGTCGAGGATCCGACGGAAAGCCCGTTCTACAAGCCGTTCCTGAAGATGCCCGAGTCGATCCCGGCCGCCGAGCAGGCGGTGCTGCGCGCGCAGGCACGCGAGGCGATCGCCGGCAAGGTGGTGCCGGCCTACCGCGAGTTCGGCCGCTTCTTCGAGCAGGACTACCTGCCGCATGCGCGAGATAGCATCGCCGCCACCGAGCTGCCGGACGGCAAGGCCTATTACGACTTCCTCGCCGGCTGGTACACGACCACCGGGCTGACCGCCGGGCAGATCCATGCGATCGGCCTGCAGGAAGTGGCGCGGATCCGGGCGGAGATGGAGAAGGTCCGCGAGGAGGTCGGCTTCCGGGGCGACCTGCAGGCCTTCTTCCAGTACCTGCGCACCGATCCGAAGTTCTTCTACGCGGAGCCGGCCGAGCTGCTGGAGGCCTACCAGGCCATGTCCAAGCGCATCGACCCGGAGCTGGTGAAGGTGTTCCGCACCATTCCGCGCCTGCCGTACGGGGTGCGGCCGATCCCGGACAACATCGCCCCGGACACCACCACCGCCTACTACCAGCCCGGCGCGGTCGACGGCAGCCGCGCCGGCTATTACTACGTCAACCTGTACCGGCCCGAGGTGCGGCCGAAGTGGGAGATGATGGCGCTGTCGCTGCACGAGGCGGTGCCCGGCCACCACTTCCAGTTCGCCCGCGGCGCCGAGCTGCCGGACCTGCCGATGTTCCGCCGCACCGCCTACTTCGTCGCCTACGGCGAGGGCTGGGGCCTGTACGCCGAGCAGCTGGGCTACGACATGGGCCTGTACGACGACCCCTACGACCGCATGGGCCAGCTGGCCTACGAGATGTGGCGGGCGGTGCGCCTGGTGGTCGACACCGGCATGCATGCCAAGGGCTGGACCCGGCAGCAGGCGATCGACTTCTTCATGGACAACTCGCCCAAGACCGAGCAGGACGTGGTCAACGAGATCGACCGCTACATCGCCTGGCCGGGCCAGGCCCTGGCCTACAAGATCGGCCAGCTGCGGATCTCGGCCCTGCGCGAGGAAGCGCGGCGCGAGCTGGGCGAAGCGTTCGACCTGCGCGACTTCAACGACGCGGTGCTGGCCACCGGCTCGGTGCCGCTGGAGACGCTGGAGGCGCATATCCGTGCCTGGATCGCCGCGCGGCAGCAGGCAGGCAGGGCGAATTGA
- the rpsR gene encoding 30S ribosomal protein S18: MSKFFRRRKFCKFTAEGVKEIDYKDLNTLRQYLTENGKIVPSRVTGTKSRYQRQLSTAIKRARFLALIPYTDNHDV, translated from the coding sequence ATGTCCAAGTTCTTCCGCCGCCGCAAGTTCTGCAAGTTCACCGCCGAGGGTGTCAAGGAGATCGACTACAAGGATCTCAACACCCTGCGCCAGTACCTGACCGAGAACGGCAAGATCGTCCCGAGCCGCGTGACCGGCACCAAGTCGCGTTACCAGCGCCAGCTGTCGACCGCGATCAAGCGCGCCCGTTTCCTGGCCCTGATCCCGTACACCGACAACCACGATGTTTAA
- the rpsF gene encoding 30S ribosomal protein S6 produces the protein MRHYEVVFLVHPDQSEQVPAMIERYKSLVENGNGTIHRLEDWGRRQLAYPIQNLVKAHYVLFNIEATQAAIDELVETFRFNDAILRHLVIRRDGPETEQSLIMKSKDEKGDKPERGERRRRDEEGEGTVAAADTDGDNAEAA, from the coding sequence ATGCGTCACTACGAAGTCGTGTTCCTGGTCCATCCGGACCAGAGCGAGCAGGTGCCGGCCATGATCGAGCGCTACAAGTCGCTGGTCGAGAACGGCAACGGCACCATCCACCGCCTGGAAGACTGGGGCCGCCGCCAGCTGGCCTACCCGATCCAGAACCTGGTCAAGGCCCACTACGTGCTGTTCAACATCGAGGCCACCCAGGCCGCGATCGACGAACTGGTCGAGACCTTCCGCTTCAACGACGCGATCCTGCGCCACCTGGTCATCCGCCGCGACGGCCCGGAGACCGAGCAGTCGCTGATCATGAAGAGCAAGGACGAGAAGGGCGACAAGCCCGAGCGTGGCGAGCGCCGCCGCCGTGACGAGGAAGGCGAGGGCACCGTTGCCGCCGCCGACACCGACGGCGACAACGCCGAAGCCGCCTGA
- a CDS encoding HesB/IscA family protein gives MAVTLTPVALDRVQRFLQHDPAALGLRFGVTRTGCSGWGHVADLARDRREDDAVFEQDGVRIFVDAQSLPLVDGTEIDFARQGLSETFVFNNPNAAAECGCGESFTTGPG, from the coding sequence ATGGCCGTAACCCTGACCCCCGTCGCCCTGGACCGCGTGCAGCGCTTCCTGCAGCACGATCCGGCCGCGCTGGGCCTGCGTTTCGGCGTCACCCGCACCGGCTGCTCGGGCTGGGGCCACGTCGCCGACCTGGCCCGCGACCGCCGCGAGGACGACGCAGTGTTCGAGCAGGACGGGGTCCGCATCTTCGTCGACGCGCAGAGCCTGCCGCTGGTCGACGGCACCGAGATCGACTTCGCCCGCCAGGGGTTGAGCGAGACCTTCGTCTTCAACAACCCCAACGCGGCAGCCGAGTGCGGCTGCGGCGAGAGCTTCACCACCGGCCCCGGCTGA
- the rplI gene encoding 50S ribosomal protein L9 — translation MQLILLQKVTNLGNLGDKVTVKPGYGRNFLVPQGKAVPATAANLAEFEAKRAEYEAKAKSQLDGAQGRLAQLEGASVTLKANASTEGKLYGSVGPRDIAEAFTAAGLPLEKSEVILGEGPIRHIGEFDVLVHLHADVETTVKVVVEPEA, via the coding sequence ATGCAATTGATCCTTCTGCAGAAGGTCACCAACCTGGGCAACCTCGGCGACAAGGTCACCGTGAAGCCGGGCTATGGCCGCAACTTCCTGGTCCCGCAGGGCAAGGCCGTGCCGGCCACCGCCGCCAACCTGGCGGAGTTCGAGGCCAAGCGCGCCGAGTACGAGGCCAAGGCCAAGTCGCAGCTCGACGGCGCCCAGGGCCGCCTGGCCCAGCTGGAAGGTGCCAGCGTCACCCTGAAGGCCAACGCCTCCACCGAGGGCAAGCTGTACGGCTCGGTCGGCCCGCGCGACATCGCCGAGGCCTTCACCGCTGCCGGCCTGCCGCTGGAGAAGAGCGAAGTGATCCTGGGCGAAGGCCCGATCCGCCATATCGGCGAGTTCGACGTGCTGGTGCACCTGCACGCCGACGTCGAGACCACCGTCAAGGTGGTGGTCGAGCCGGAAGCCTGA